From one Lolium rigidum isolate FL_2022 chromosome 4, APGP_CSIRO_Lrig_0.1, whole genome shotgun sequence genomic stretch:
- the LOC124649991 gene encoding L-type lectin-domain containing receptor kinase SIT2-like yields MSPASSMALHGHVVVLSLLAHCIVVPSSAAVDFIYNGFQHAADLSLDGSASVLRGGALQLTNDSTNLMGHAFFAPPVPMLVNKAVVSFSTAFVFDIVTVGRGGGHGLAFVVAASKVLPEASAEQYLGLLGKGNLGNSSNHVFAVEFDTVQASGLLNETNGNHVGVDLNSLVSSLSEPAGYFTDDGGRNVSVPLESAQPIQAWVEYDGRARVLNVTIAPASVPTRPHRPLISHAIDLTTIFKQDMYVGFSAATGKLASSHYILAWSFRTDGVAQSIDLSRLPKVPKTPAPPPSMSTVIMIVALSCAATLVMVVVAIGAALWLRRRAALAETLEEWELDHPHRFPYKELYRATKGFKDSELLGAGGFGQVYRGVLRRSGDTVAIKRISSNGSQGMREFVAEIASLGRMRHRNLVELRGWCKRGQDLLLVYDFMPNGSLDAHLFGAGVSPSPAMLSWEQRVRILRGVASGLVYLHEGWEQVVVHRDVKASNVLLGADMSARLGDFGLARLYEHGADPATTRVVGTLGYMAPELTVTGKATTASDVFAFGGLLLEAVSGRRPIDPATGVNLVRWVRDHGVKGDLVRAVDERLDGWYDKEEARLVLWLGLVCSQWQPGARPSMRQVCQYLDGEEEMQDDAVLLISDVDSIDFGSLKSLTWSSCATMSAGSLRGGR; encoded by the coding sequence ATGTCTCCGGCGTCGTCCATGGCTCTCCATGGCCACGTCGTCGTGCTCTCCCTCCTTGCGCATTGCATCGTAGTACCTTCTTCGGCCGCCGTCGATTTCATCTACAATGGGTTCCAGCACGCCGCTGACCTGAGCCTAGACGGATCGGCGTCGGTCTTGCGTGGCGGCGCGCTTCAGCTTACAAACGACAGCACCAACCTCATGGGCCACGCCTTCTTCGCCCCGCCGGTGCCGATGCTCGTGAACAAGGCCGTCGTCTCCTTCAGCACGGCCTTTGTTTTCGACATCGTGACCGTGGGCAGAGGCGGCGGACATGGACTGGCCTTCGTGGTCGCTGCTTCCAAGGTGCTCCCTGAGGCAAGCGCCGAGCAGTACCTCGGCCTCCTCGGCAAGGGGAATCTGGGCAACTCCTCGAACCACGTCTTTGCCGTCGAATTCGACACGGTGCAGGCGAGCGGGCTCCTAAACGAGACCAACGGCAACCACGTCGGCGTCGACTTGAACAGCCTCGTGTCATCCTTGTCGGAGCCGGCCGGGTACTTCACCGACGACGGCGGCAGGAACGTCTCGGTGCCGCTCGAGAGCGCGCAGCCGATCCAGGCGTGGGTTGAGTACGACGGCCGCGCCAGGGTCCTCAACGTGACCATCGCTCCCGCGTCCGTACCTACGCGGCCACACCGACCGCTCATATCGCACGCCATTGACCTCACGACGATCTTTAAGCAAGACATGTACGTCGGCTTCTCGGCGGCGACCGGGAAGCTGGCAAGCTCGCATTACATTCTCGCTTGGAGCTTCCGTACCGACGGAGTTGCACAATCCATCGATCTCTCCCGGCTGCCGAAAGTCCCGAAGACGCCGGCTCCTCCACCTTCCATGTCCACCGTCATCATGATCGTCGCTCTGTCTTGCGCCGCCACGCTGGTCATGGTCGTCGTGGCGATCGGTGCCGCGCTCTGGCTACGGCGAAGGGCAGCGCTCGCCGAGACGCTGGAGGAGTGGGAGCTGGACCACCCACACAGGTTCCCGTACAAGGAGCTGTACAGGGCGACAAAGGGGTTCAAGGACAGTGAGCTCCTGGGCGCCGGTGGCTTCGGCCAGGTGTACAGAGGCGTGCTCCGCCGCTCCGGTGACACGGTGGCCATCAAGAGGATCTCAAGCAACGGGTCGCAGGGGATGCGCGAGTTCGTGGCCGAGATCGCGAGCCTCGGGCGCATGCGTCACCGGAACCTAGTGGAGCTGCGCGGGTGGTGCAAGCGCGGGCAAGACCTGCTTCTGGTCTACGACTTCATGCCCAACGGCAGCCTCGACGCGCACCTATTCGGCGCCGGCGTATCCCCGTCGCCAGCCATGCTCTCCTGGGAGCAGCGCGTGAGGATCCTCAGGGGCGTCGCGTCGGGGCTGGTGTACCTTCACGAGGGGTGGGAGCAGGTGGTGGTGCACCGCGACGTGAAGGCCAGCAACGTGCTGCTGGGCGCGGACATGAGCGCGCGGCTGGGCGACTTCGGCCTTGCGCGCCTCTACGAGCACGGCGCCGACCCTGCCACGACACGCGTCGTCGGGACGCTGGGCTACATGGCGCCGGAGCTCACCGTGACGGGCAAGGCCACCACGGCCAGCGACGTGTTCGCCTTCGGTGGCCTGCTTCTAGAGGCGGTGAGCGGGCGCCGGCCCATCGACCCGGCCACCGGCGTGAACCTGGTGCGCTGGGTGCGAGACCACGGCGTCAAGGGCGACCTGGTGCGCGCCGTGGACGAGAGGCTCGACGGATGGTATGACAAGGAGGAGGCGAGGCTGGTGCTGTGGCTGGGTCTCGTTTGCAGCCAGTGGCAACCGGGGGCACGGCCTAGCATGAGGCAGGTCTGCCAGTACCTCGATGGCGAGGAGGAGATGCAGGATGATGCCGTGCTCCTCATATCCGACGTCGACTCCATCGACTTCGGCTCCTTGAAGTCCCTGACATGGTCGTCCTGCGCGACTATGTCTGCCGGCTCGCTGCGCGGTGGTCGATGA